In Silene latifolia isolate original U9 population chromosome X, ASM4854445v1, whole genome shotgun sequence, the following proteins share a genomic window:
- the LOC141619081 gene encoding uncharacterized protein LOC141619081, with amino-acid sequence MAHGRPREEDPYHVVWNRLALPKHNFIAWLYAKDRLLTKDRLIKHGLLIDGNCDICSNAIETSEHLFFLCSFSNRCLQGIGDWLGVDIPEHGTLDWCRKLKMKSLMKKQLIIAAILALYYHVWWVRNKCRKEMVLPHPQLFVIGRVQQLIRSVGNRKLWNTKHRVDSEWCTKVDIRMQ; translated from the coding sequence ATGGCTCATGGGAGACCCCGAGAAGAAGATCCGTACCATGTGGTCTGGAATAGGTTGGCTTTACCTAAGCACAATTTCATTGCCTGGTTATATGCTAAGGATAGACTCTTGACTAAGGATAGATTGATCAAGCATGGGCTACTTATTGACGGGAACTGTGATATCTGTAGTAACGCTATTGAGACAAGTGAACATCTGTTCTTCTTATGCTCTTTCAGTAACAGATGCTTGCAGGGGATAGGGGACTGGCTGGGTGTGGACATACCTGAGCATGGTACTCTGGACTGGTGCAGGAAGCTTAAAATGAAATccttgatgaagaagcagctgatcATAGCTGCAATCTTGGCTCTGTACTACCACGTCTGGTGGGTCAGGAATAAATGCAGGAAGGAAATGGTGCTACCTCACCCGCAGTTGTTTGTCATAGGGCGTGTTCAACAGCTCATCCGTTCCGTGGGTAATCGTAAATTATGGAATACTAAGCATAGAGTAGATAGTGAATGGTGTACTAAAGTTGATATTAGAATGCAGTAG